The Agrobacterium larrymoorei nucleotide sequence GAAAGCCTGCTCGGCGATACCGAGATCGAAGTTGCAGGCTTCTCGCGCGTCTATACCCGGCGCGAATCCATCGGTGTAACGCTCGGCATTTCTCCCTGGAACGGCCCGATCTATCAAGCAGGTCGCGTCGCTGCGCCGAACTTGTTGCTCGGCAACGCCGTGATCCTCAAGCCCGCCGAGATCACGATCGGCTCAACCCTGATCCTGGAAGAGCTGATCGTCGAGGCCGGATTCCCCAAGGGCGTCTTCCAGACGGGGGCACTTTCTCATGAGCAGATTTCGCGGCTCATCGCCGATCCGCGCATTCGCGCTGTAACCCTGACCGGATCCGATCGGGCCGGCTCGGTAATCGGAGAACAGGCCGGCCGTCACATCAAGCCGGTCGTGCTTGAACTCGGTGGCTCCGATCCCTTCATCGTGCTGGATTCCGCCGACGTCGATGCCGCCGCTGGCACGGCGGCCGTTTGCCGCCTGGCGCTTGGCGGCCAGGTCTGCGTGTCACCCAAGCGGGTGATCGTCACGGAGAAGATCGCCCACGCCTTCATCACACGCTATTCCGAAGCCTTTGCGAACCAGAAGGTCGGAGATCCATTCGATCCGGCAACCACTTTGGGTCCGGTCTCCAGCCCAGCAGCGGTGGAGACACTCCAGCAGCAGTATCAGGACGCCGTGGACAAGGGCGCCACCGTCCTCGTCGAAGGCGGCAAGGTGGAAGGAACGGGTGCCTATTTCAAACCCGCGGTGCTGACCGGCATCACGCGCGACATGCGCCTCTATCATGAAGAGGCGTTCGGCCCGATCGGCATCATTCATCGGGTCGCCGACGCCGATGCCGCTATCGCCCTTGCCAATGACAGCAAATATGGCCTCGGCGGCACTGTCTACGCACAGGACCTGACCGAGGCGAAACGCGTCGCCGAGGCTCTGGATACCGGTATGGTCGGCATCAACCAGTATCTCGGCGCGCCCGTCGAAATACCGTTCGGCGGCACGAAGGCATCCGGCGTGGACCGCGAGCTAGGCAGCAGCGGCATGGATGCCTTCGCCAACATCAAGACCTACTCGTTGGCCTGAGAGCCGACTGGCGATGCCATTTGATGAATGGTGACGGAACAGCCGTCGCCGGAACCCCGAAACAAATCTCAAACCTTCATATGGAAAGTACACCATGCAAATAGACGGATACGCTGCGACCGCCCCTGATGCCCCCCTGAAGCCGCTCTCGTTCGAATGCCGCGAAGTGCGCGACAACGACGTGACAATGGAGGTGCTCTATTGCGGCGTCTGCCACACGGATCTGCATCAATCACGTAATGACTGGGGATGGACGACCTATCCACTAGTCCCCGGACACGAGATCGTGGGCCGTGTCACGAATATCGGCCCTGACGTGACGCGCTACAAGGTAGGCGACCTCGTGGCGGTGGGATGTATCGTCGACAGCTGCCAGAGTTGCGACCAGTGCCGATCGGGCGAAGAGCAGATGTGCCGGCAGGGCGTCACGTCTACCTATGGAGCCCCGGACCGGATCACCGGGCAATTGACGACCGGCGGCTATGCAGCGACCCTCGTCGTTCGAGAGGAGTTCGTGCTGCGGCTGCCCGAAGGACTCGATCCGGCGAAGGCGGCCCCGCTTCTTTGCGCCGGCATCACCACCTATTCGCCGCTCCGCACATGGAATGTCGGGCCAGGCAGTCGCGTAGGCGTCGTCGGGCTGGGTGGTCTTGGACATATGGCGGTCAAGCTGGCTGTCGCGATGGGAGCGCACGTCACCGTTCTGAGCAGATCGAACGACAAGCAGGCCGATGCCCTAGCACTGGGCGCCGAGCGTCTCCTCGTCTCGTCTGACACCGAGGCCATGGCATCCGCGCATTCAAGCTTCGATCTGATCATCGATACGGTCCCTGTCAGGCACGATGTCGATCCTTACCTGCCGTTGCTCGATGTCGACGCCACCCTTGTTCTGGTCGGCCAGCTTGGACCGATGAACGAGATGAACACGCTTCCCTTGATGACAGGGCGGCGCAGGATTGCCGGATCACCGATTGGCGGTATCACCGAAACTCAGGAACTGCTCGACTTCTGCGCCCCAGGCCAAAGTCCTGCCCGATGTCGAATTCATTCGCATGGATGAAATCAACGAAGCGTTCGAAAGACTTGAGCGTGCAGATGTACGCTATCGCTTCGTCATCGATATGGCGACCTTGCAGCCATCGATTTGAATGAAGTTGGTATGAGAACCATTGCGTGGCGCGTCAGCGCCGCGCCATCACCAAGTCTTAGCGAACCATCATCCCGATAGAATGGTTTTCGCAATATAGTCTACAAAATAGATAAACTTTATTTTCTTTGTTGAGCCAAGCTCGCTAGCTTGTTGGCGTTTAAGGGGAGTTTAAGTTATGTCCAATCACGCTTCCGATGCTGGCAAGGCGGCACCCGCGCGACGCTCCATAGAATGGCCAACAGTCATCCTAGCAATCGCAATCTACGGCGGATTTGTTGGGATTACCTGGTGGTGGAAGTCAATGCCGTCGATCCTGGTTGCGGTTGCCGGAGGGTGGCTTATCGCATGGCAGGGCTCGCTCCAGCATGAGGTCATGCATGGCCATCCGACCCGCAGCCAGCAGATCAACGACGCGATCGGATCGATACCGTTGTCGCTTTGGTTACCCTATCAAATTTATAAAGACAGTCATCTGAAGCATCATCGTGATGAGCATCTCACGGACCCGATCGAGGATCCTGAGTCGTCCTATTTCACGCGCAACACGTGGGAACAACTCGGTCGGTTCGGACGTGGCCTGGCGCTTTGGAACACCACGCTTTTCGGGCGTCTAACCATTGGTCCCGCCGTGATGATTCTGAGTTTTCTTGCACAGGAATGGCCCCTTGTGAGGGCAAACGAAGCTGGACGGAGGCGAATCTGGGCAGGACATCTCGTCGGCGTGAGCTTACTGCTCATTTGGGTGACGGTCATATGTGGCATGCCGATCTCGCTCTACTTCTTCGGCTTCGTCTATATCGGCGCGGCGATGACTCGGCTGAGGTCATACGCCGAGCATCGTTATGCCGAAAACCATGAAGAGCGCACGGCGATCGTCGAGAATAGTCATTTTTTTGGATTACTGTTTCTTTATAATAACCTTCACGTCCTTCATCATCGTCGCCCAGGCATTTCGTGGTATCGATTGCCGAGAGTGTATCGCCAAAATCGCGAGACGCTCGTTCGTTCGAACGGCGGCCTGGTCTACAATGGTTATTGGGAAATAGCGCGACGATTTTTCTTCAAACCGCACGACGATCCCACCCACCCACGTCATTCATGACAATCAAGCTGCATGAGTGAAAAGGGCGCGGATTCGATATCGCTGGCACAATGGCCACAGGTTGACGACCGGGTCTGATTTTTCTTCGCAGTCTGCCGCCGTTCGTGCGATTCAAAAGGCCTATTGCGGATGAAGTGGTAGGCGACAACGCTTTCGCATGCACAAGCTATCAGACCTTAAGCTAACAGACCCGATACTCGGAAACATGAAGGATTTCGTAATGCTTGCAAGCCTTGCCATGTACGTGCGCCCACCGCCAATCGCTGCGGCGAACGCAAGACTTTGGGGCTTTGTGCGGGACACATTGCGGGATGAGGGTCTTGCCGGGGTTCCCGAGGCATTGGACCAGACTATTCGCTACGATGCAGCTTGGGTCCATCCTCAGCTTCTGCTCGCGCAGAGCTGTGGCTATCCTTATGTGAAGCATCTGCGCGGCAAAGTGCGGCTTGTTGCAACGCCGGTTTATTCTCTTCCAGGCTGTGATGGGCCGAACATGTGCAGCTTCATCATCGTGCATAAAGATTCTCAAGTGCGCTCCTTGGGAGGCCTGCGAGGGGCTCGAGCAGCAATCAACGATCCGAACAGTAATTCCGGCGTCAATCTCTTTCGCGCCGCAATTGCGCCTTTTGCGAAAGGTGCTGACTACTTTTCGTCGGTCATCGAGACGGGCGGTCATAACAGTAGCCTAGATGCGGTGACAGCGGGTAAAGCGGATGTGGCCGCTATCGACTGCGTAACCTATGGCAATACGCTTCGTTTCGATCCCGACCGGCTTGCAGGGGTCAGAGTCCTTGCCGAAACCCGCAACGGACCGGGGCTTCCCTTTATCACGCGGCGGGATGCTTCCGATGACGACGTTGCCGTACTTCGCCGCGCACTTTACAAAATGATCACCGATCCTTCGCTTGCGGAAACACGCGACACGCTGGCCCTCAAGGATATCGCTGTCCTTTCTGATGCCGATTACGAACCTCTAGCGGAGCTTGAGCGTGATGCATACCGCCAGGGATATCCCGTCATCGGCTAAAAATTGCCAGCCGAAAAGCGAAAGCCTCGGGTCAACTGGGTGGTTTTGTGCAGCATATGCGGCTCGGGCCCTATCTCAGCCTTTTAAGGTCACATGAAAGCGCCGGGTCCAGATTGGTGGTCGACCGTTCGAGCGGGGCGCTGTGTGCCGTGGACTTTAAAGTCTGGCGACCAAGAGAGAGTGCCAGGAGAATATTCTCTATGTTACGGAGCGATCATGATCGTCTTTGAAGACGTGGTAAAACGATTTGCCGATGAAACTATCGGTGTGAACGGCCTTTCTTTGAAGGCTCCCAAAGGAAAGCTCACGGCACTGGTCGGCCCATCGGGATGCGGGAAGACAACGAGCCTGCGTATGATTAACAGGCTGGTGGTTCCCACCTCTGGTACAATCTTCATTGATGGTGAGCCAACACAAAATATGGATGTCGTGAAGCTCCGTCGAAGCATAGGATATGTCATTCAAAACGCCGGACTGTTTCCGCATCTGACGGTTCTGGAGAACGTCGCTACGACAGCAAGGTTGAATGGCGTGTCCAAAACAAAAGCGCTAGGGTCTGCCAAAGAACTGCTTCAGCGTGTCGGTCTGGCAGACGAAATCGCAGGCCGATATCCCTCCCAGTTGTCCGGTGGGCAACAACAACGTGTGGGCGTTGCACGGGCGTTGGCATCTGATCCTGAACTTATGCTGATGGACGAGCCATTTAGCGCCGTGGATCCAGTAGTCCGTACCCAATTGCAGGACGAATTTCTTCGGCTCCAACGTCAGCTGGGAAAGACGATCATAATGGTCACCCACGATATCGATGAGGCGCTGAAACTGGCCGATCAGATAGCCGTGCTGCGACCGGGTGGAACGCTTGCACAGGTTGCAACCCCACGCCGGCTTCTTGCCGAGCCAGCCGACAAATACGTCGCGGAGTTCGTGGGTCGGGATCGCGGTTACCGCTTTCTTGGATTTGCTGGCACAGCTGAAGCAGTTCGCCTCGAAGCAGAGCCGACTGTTCGACCGGGTGCCGACGCCCAGGAGGCAAAGGCGGCCGCGCTTGGACGGTGGGTTCTGGCCTTGGACGAACACAACCGGCCCTTGGGTTGGGCCGACCTGAACCTGCCGTCCAAGCGCATTTTGCCTGTCGAACTTAATCTTAGCGGTACCGTGGCCGCACAAGGTGATCCGCTGCGCGTGCTTCTCGATGCAGTGCTGAGCTCTCCGTCGGGCCGCGGCGTCGTCGTCGATGCCGATGGCCGGCTGCTTGGCACGGCTACTCTCGCCAGCGTTTCTGCTGTTCTAGAAGAGGGCCGGTCGCGCAATTGGGCGGAAGTGCATTGATGAGCTTTGATTGGATCTTACGTGAGTCGGGATCGATCGCCACCCTGTTCCTGTGGCATCTTGCTCTTTCCGTCGTGCCGGTCATCATCAGCCTGATCCTGGCCATCCCGATCGGAGGGCTGGCACACCACTCCGGCTTCATGCGTCCCTTCTGGCTCGGCTTTGCGGGACTCTTTTATACGATACCCTCCTTGGCTCTCTTCGTCCTCCTACCGCTTGTGCTTCACACGCGCATTCTGGATCCACTCAACGTCGTTGTCGCGCTAACGGTCTACGCCCTGGCGATGCTGGTCAGAACGGTGGCAGATGGGCTTTCGACAGTCTCATCGGATACGTTGCAGGCTGCGACGGCGATGGGCTACCGGCCGATAGCGAGGTTTCTCGCGGTGGAACTACCACTGGCCGTCCCCGCCATCACAGCCGGATTGCGAGTAGCGGTCGTATCGAATGTCAGCATCGTGTCGGTGGCCGCACTGATTGGAACCCCGCAGCTCGGAAGTCTTTTCACGCAAGGGCTACAGCTTCGCTTCCTGACGCCGATTATCGTCGGCATCGTCCTCTCCTTTCTCCTGGCATTGCTGCTTGATCAGGCTGTCGTCCGGGTCGGTCGTCGACTAGCTCCTTGGAACAGGAGCAGCAAGTGAAGTTTTTTGGGTACTTGCTTGATACGGATAAATGGGTGGGCTCGGAAGGCATTCTCGCCCTCTGCGGTCAGCATCTTTGGTACACGCTTATTACTTTGCTCCTGGCGGGTGCGATCGGCTTTCCGATTGGCATCTACGTCGGCCACACGCGACGAGGAGTAACTATGGTCGCTGGACTAGCGAATGCGTTAAGAGCTCTTCCCAGCCTCGGCCTTCTAGTCCTTCTTGTCATTCTCTGCGGTCCGCTCTTCACCTCGGACCTGGCGTTCGAAGTACCCAGCCTGATCGTTCTCGTCCTGCTTGCTGTGCCGCCCATCATGACGGCGACTTATGCCGGTATCGCCGCTGTTGACCCATCTGCCGTCGATGCTGCCAGAGGCATGG carries:
- a CDS encoding aldehyde dehydrogenase family protein, translating into MAQPAALKSVTPTSLTYCTFNPATEELVKGYPTLTDNEAEALLARAHDAYLTWRSVPVPERVRLFLKLAELLEANNERLAHQVSLEMGKTLPQAKFEVALPVDMLRYYVRHAESLLGDTEIEVAGFSRVYTRRESIGVTLGISPWNGPIYQAGRVAAPNLLLGNAVILKPAEITIGSTLILEELIVEAGFPKGVFQTGALSHEQISRLIADPRIRAVTLTGSDRAGSVIGEQAGRHIKPVVLELGGSDPFIVLDSADVDAAAGTAAVCRLALGGQVCVSPKRVIVTEKIAHAFITRYSEAFANQKVGDPFDPATTLGPVSSPAAVETLQQQYQDAVDKGATVLVEGGKVEGTGAYFKPAVLTGITRDMRLYHEEAFGPIGIIHRVADADAAIALANDSKYGLGGTVYAQDLTEAKRVAEALDTGMVGINQYLGAPVEIPFGGTKASGVDRELGSSGMDAFANIKTYSLA
- a CDS encoding fatty acid desaturase — its product is MSNHASDAGKAAPARRSIEWPTVILAIAIYGGFVGITWWWKSMPSILVAVAGGWLIAWQGSLQHEVMHGHPTRSQQINDAIGSIPLSLWLPYQIYKDSHLKHHRDEHLTDPIEDPESSYFTRNTWEQLGRFGRGLALWNTTLFGRLTIGPAVMILSFLAQEWPLVRANEAGRRRIWAGHLVGVSLLLIWVTVICGMPISLYFFGFVYIGAAMTRLRSYAEHRYAENHEERTAIVENSHFFGLLFLYNNLHVLHHRRPGISWYRLPRVYRQNRETLVRSNGGLVYNGYWEIARRFFFKPHDDPTHPRHS
- a CDS encoding phosphate/phosphite/phosphonate ABC transporter substrate-binding protein, whose product is MKDFVMLASLAMYVRPPPIAAANARLWGFVRDTLRDEGLAGVPEALDQTIRYDAAWVHPQLLLAQSCGYPYVKHLRGKVRLVATPVYSLPGCDGPNMCSFIIVHKDSQVRSLGGLRGARAAINDPNSNSGVNLFRAAIAPFAKGADYFSSVIETGGHNSSLDAVTAGKADVAAIDCVTYGNTLRFDPDRLAGVRVLAETRNGPGLPFITRRDASDDDVAVLRRALYKMITDPSLAETRDTLALKDIAVLSDADYEPLAELERDAYRQGYPVIG
- a CDS encoding ABC transporter ATP-binding protein, which translates into the protein MIVFEDVVKRFADETIGVNGLSLKAPKGKLTALVGPSGCGKTTSLRMINRLVVPTSGTIFIDGEPTQNMDVVKLRRSIGYVIQNAGLFPHLTVLENVATTARLNGVSKTKALGSAKELLQRVGLADEIAGRYPSQLSGGQQQRVGVARALASDPELMLMDEPFSAVDPVVRTQLQDEFLRLQRQLGKTIIMVTHDIDEALKLADQIAVLRPGGTLAQVATPRRLLAEPADKYVAEFVGRDRGYRFLGFAGTAEAVRLEAEPTVRPGADAQEAKAAALGRWVLALDEHNRPLGWADLNLPSKRILPVELNLSGTVAAQGDPLRVLLDAVLSSPSGRGVVVDADGRLLGTATLASVSAVLEEGRSRNWAEVH
- a CDS encoding ABC transporter permease, whose protein sequence is MSFDWILRESGSIATLFLWHLALSVVPVIISLILAIPIGGLAHHSGFMRPFWLGFAGLFYTIPSLALFVLLPLVLHTRILDPLNVVVALTVYALAMLVRTVADGLSTVSSDTLQAATAMGYRPIARFLAVELPLAVPAITAGLRVAVVSNVSIVSVAALIGTPQLGSLFTQGLQLRFLTPIIVGIVLSFLLALLLDQAVVRVGRRLAPWNRSSK
- a CDS encoding ABC transporter permease, with product MKFFGYLLDTDKWVGSEGILALCGQHLWYTLITLLLAGAIGFPIGIYVGHTRRGVTMVAGLANALRALPSLGLLVLLVILCGPLFTSDLAFEVPSLIVLVLLAVPPIMTATYAGIAAVDPSAVDAARGMGYRPLGIVFYVEIPCALPFIFSGLRNATLQVISTATIAAYASLGGLGRLIIDGRAQSDYGQMVAGAVMVGVLVILVDFLIGTIGRVLVSPGLGHPV